In the Colwellia sp. 20A7 genome, one interval contains:
- the dnaJ gene encoding molecular chaperone DnaJ, producing MSKRDYYAVLEVSKDASERDIKKSYKKLAMKYHPDRNKGDKEKEETFKEIQEAYEVIKDDQKRAAYDQYGHAAFEQGGHGGGHHGGGQGDFGDAFGDIFGDIFGGGRGRGGRQSRAQRGSDLRYNVELNLEDAVKGKDLEIKVPTFVACEPCDGSGAKKGTSAKTCTTCHGHGQVQMRQGLFAVQQTCPTCSGKGKVISDPCTSCRGQGRVEKTKTLSVKIPPGVDTGDRIRLSGEGEAGEHGAPAGDLYVQVNVRDHEIFVRDENHLYCEVPISFVTAALGGEIEVPTLGGKVKLKVPKETQTGKMFRLRGKGVKSVRSSTTGDLMCKVVLETPVNLSGDQSDLLRQLEEKMGKSSKKHSPKETGFFDGVKKFFDDLKS from the coding sequence ATGTCAAAACGTGATTATTATGCAGTGCTTGAAGTATCAAAAGATGCTAGTGAGCGCGATATCAAAAAATCCTATAAAAAATTAGCGATGAAATATCATCCTGATAGAAATAAGGGTGATAAAGAAAAAGAAGAAACCTTTAAAGAAATCCAAGAAGCGTACGAAGTGATAAAAGATGATCAAAAACGTGCTGCTTATGATCAATATGGCCATGCTGCTTTTGAACAAGGTGGACATGGTGGTGGTCATCACGGCGGTGGTCAAGGTGACTTTGGTGATGCATTTGGTGATATTTTTGGTGATATCTTCGGTGGTGGTCGCGGTCGAGGCGGTCGTCAATCTCGTGCACAACGAGGTTCTGATTTACGCTACAACGTAGAGTTAAACCTTGAAGATGCAGTTAAAGGTAAAGATTTAGAAATTAAAGTACCTACTTTTGTTGCTTGTGAACCTTGTGATGGTTCAGGTGCTAAAAAAGGGACTTCAGCTAAAACGTGTACAACTTGTCATGGTCATGGACAAGTACAAATGCGTCAAGGGTTGTTTGCCGTACAACAAACTTGTCCAACGTGTAGTGGTAAAGGTAAAGTTATTTCTGATCCTTGTACTTCATGTCGCGGTCAAGGCCGAGTTGAAAAAACTAAAACGCTTTCTGTTAAAATACCACCAGGTGTTGATACCGGAGATAGAATTCGTTTATCTGGTGAAGGTGAAGCTGGTGAACATGGCGCACCCGCAGGTGATCTTTATGTACAAGTTAATGTACGTGATCATGAGATATTCGTGCGTGATGAAAACCATTTATATTGTGAAGTACCTATTAGTTTTGTTACTGCGGCGCTTGGTGGTGAAATTGAAGTACCAACACTAGGTGGCAAGGTTAAATTAAAAGTACCAAAAGAAACACAAACGGGCAAAATGTTCCGTTTACGCGGTAAAGGTGTTAAGTCTGTTCGTAGTTCAACAACGGGCGATTTAATGTGTAAAGTGGTACTAGAAACACCGGTAAATTTATCAGGTGATCAATCAGATTTATTACGTCAATTAGAAGAAAAAATGGG
- the dnaK gene encoding molecular chaperone DnaK, which yields MGKIIGIDLGTTNSCVAVLDGDKVRVIENAEGDRTTPSIIAYTEEGETLVGQPAKRQSVTNPKNTLFAIKRLIGRRFEDEEVQRDIKIMPFGIVKADNGDAWVTARDKNVAPPQVSAEVLKKMKKTAEDYLGEEVTEAVITVPAYFNDSQRQATKDAGRIAGLDVKRIINEPTAAALAYGMDKKEGDKVVAVYDLGGGTFDISIIEIDEVDGEHTFEVLATNGDTHLGGEDFDNRLINYLVAEFKKDQGMDLTTDPLAMQRLKEAAEKAKCELSSAQQTDVNLPYITADGSGPKHMNIKVTRAKLESLVEDMVKATLEPLKQALKDADLSVSDVNDVILVGGQSRMPMVQKAVTDFFGKEPRKDVNPDEAVASGAAIQAGVLSGDVTDVLLLDVTPLSLGIETMGGVMTKVIDKNTTIPTKQSQTFSTADDNQAAVTVHVVQGERKQASANKSLGQFNLEGIDAAPRGTPQIEVTFDIDADGILHVTAKDKNTGKEQKITIKASSGLSDEEVEQMVNDAEANADADAKFEELVQTRNQADGMVHATRKQVEEAGDELPAEDKEKIETAISELEGVLKGEDKEAIDAKSQALMEASAKLMEIAQAKQQAQGSPEGAASDAEGSDSADDVVDAEFEEVKDDK from the coding sequence ATGGGTAAAATCATTGGTATTGACTTAGGTACAACTAACTCTTGTGTTGCTGTTTTAGACGGCGATAAAGTTCGTGTAATTGAAAATGCAGAAGGTGATCGTACAACGCCTTCAATTATTGCATACACTGAAGAAGGCGAAACATTAGTAGGTCAACCTGCTAAGCGTCAATCAGTGACTAATCCAAAAAACACATTGTTTGCAATTAAACGTTTAATCGGTCGTCGTTTTGAAGACGAAGAAGTACAACGTGATATTAAAATAATGCCATTTGGTATTGTTAAAGCTGACAATGGTGATGCTTGGGTTACAGCACGTGATAAAAACGTTGCTCCTCCACAAGTATCTGCTGAAGTTCTTAAGAAAATGAAGAAAACAGCTGAAGACTATTTAGGTGAAGAAGTAACTGAAGCAGTAATTACTGTTCCTGCTTACTTTAATGATTCACAACGTCAAGCAACGAAAGATGCTGGCCGTATTGCAGGACTTGATGTTAAACGTATTATCAATGAACCTACTGCTGCTGCACTTGCTTACGGCATGGACAAAAAAGAAGGCGACAAAGTTGTTGCTGTATACGATTTAGGTGGTGGTACATTCGATATCTCAATTATTGAAATTGATGAAGTTGATGGCGAGCACACTTTTGAAGTATTAGCGACTAACGGTGATACGCATTTAGGTGGTGAAGATTTCGATAACCGTTTAATTAACTATCTTGTTGCTGAATTCAAAAAAGACCAAGGTATGGACTTAACCACTGATCCTTTAGCAATGCAACGTTTAAAAGAAGCGGCAGAAAAAGCTAAATGTGAACTTTCTTCAGCACAACAAACTGATGTTAACTTACCTTACATCACTGCTGATGGTTCAGGTCCTAAGCACATGAACATTAAAGTGACTCGTGCTAAATTAGAATCATTAGTTGAAGATATGGTTAAAGCTACTTTAGAGCCGCTTAAACAAGCACTTAAAGATGCAGACTTATCAGTAAGTGACGTAAACGACGTTATCTTAGTTGGTGGTCAGTCTCGTATGCCTATGGTTCAAAAAGCAGTAACTGATTTCTTTGGTAAAGAGCCACGTAAAGATGTTAACCCTGATGAAGCAGTAGCTTCTGGTGCAGCAATTCAAGCGGGTGTTCTTTCAGGTGATGTAACTGACGTTCTTTTATTAGACGTTACGCCATTATCATTAGGTATTGAGACTATGGGTGGTGTGATGACTAAAGTTATCGACAAAAACACAACTATCCCAACTAAACAATCTCAAACATTCTCAACAGCTGATGATAACCAAGCTGCGGTAACTGTACATGTTGTTCAAGGTGAGCGTAAGCAAGCTTCTGCTAACAAATCACTTGGTCAATTTAACCTTGAAGGTATTGATGCAGCACCACGTGGTACGCCACAAATCGAAGTAACTTTCGATATCGATGCTGATGGTATTTTACATGTTACAGCTAAAGATAAGAACACAGGTAAAGAGCAAAAGATTACGATTAAAGCATCAAGTGGTTTATCTGATGAAGAAGTTGAACAAATGGTAAATGACGCAGAAGCAAATGCTGATGCCGATGCTAAATTTGAAGAATTAGTTCAAACTCGTAATCAAGCTGATGGTATGGTTCACGCTACTCGCAAGCAAGTTGAAGAAGCTGGCGATGAGTTACCTGCTGAAGATAAAGAGAAAATTGAAACAGCAATTTCTGAACTTGAAGGAGTTCTTAAAGGTGAAGATAAAGAAGCAATTGATGCTAAATCTCAAGCGCTTATGGAAGCTTCAGCTAAATTAATGGAAATTGCACAAGCGAAACAACAAGCACAAGGTTCGCCTGAAGGCGCTGCTTCAGATGCTGAAGGCTCTGATTCTGCAGACGATGTTGTTGATGCAGAGTTTGAAGAAGTGAAGGACGACAAGTAG
- the grpE gene encoding nucleotide exchange factor GrpE: MTTESTKSEAQQSAESSIEELSPEQLAEEIVQQAEAQVEEQHEHTHEVISAEQERINELELALAAAQGTVIDQKDSVIRAKAEVDNIRRRSAQDVDKAKKFALEKFASEMLVTVDNLERALQNIDKEDESKAAVIEGVELTLQGLTSSLEKFGVKSVDPQDQPFNPELHQAMSMQEVPGVAPNTVIAVMQKGYELNGRLIRPAMVMVSKAAPSVDESV, from the coding sequence ATGACTACAGAGTCTACAAAGTCAGAAGCACAGCAGTCTGCTGAGTCTTCTATAGAAGAGTTATCGCCAGAGCAGTTAGCTGAAGAGATTGTTCAGCAAGCAGAAGCACAAGTTGAAGAACAGCATGAACATACTCACGAGGTAATAAGTGCTGAACAAGAACGTATTAATGAATTAGAGCTTGCCTTAGCTGCAGCTCAAGGAACGGTTATCGATCAGAAAGATTCAGTAATTCGAGCGAAAGCAGAAGTTGATAATATTCGTCGTAGATCCGCACAAGATGTTGATAAAGCGAAAAAGTTTGCTTTAGAGAAGTTTGCTAGTGAGATGCTTGTCACTGTTGATAATTTAGAACGTGCTTTACAAAACATCGATAAAGAAGATGAAAGTAAAGCGGCCGTTATTGAAGGTGTTGAACTAACTCTTCAAGGTTTAACGTCTTCATTAGAAAAATTTGGTGTGAAATCAGTTGATCCACAAGATCAACCTTTTAATCCTGAATTACATCAAGCAATGTCTATGCAAGAAGTACCTGGCGTAGCGCCTAATACGGTTATTGCAGTAATGCAAAAAGGCTATGAACTTAATGGCCGTTTAATTCGTCCTGCGATGGTTATGGTTTCTAAAGCCGCACCTAGCGTTGATGAATCTGTTTAA
- the nadK gene encoding NAD(+) kinase gives MAQLYKTIGLIGKPNHQGASSTIAVLHDYLLENKYEVLVETSVANSVEIADMHECSLTEIGNKADLAIVVGGDGYMLGAARVLACFDIGVIGVNRGNLGFLTDLSPDDIIPPLEEILNGKSRYEQRFIIEAEVYRHGKLKSSNSAVNEAVLHAGKVASMIEFEVHIDNSFMFSQRSDGLIISTPTGSTAYSMSAGGPILTPNLNALSLVPMFPHTLTSRPIVVDGDSEIKLILANENQESLQVSCDGHVILAVMPGDEVIIKKSPQTIRLVHPLNHDYFNVLRNKLGWGNKLY, from the coding sequence ATGGCTCAACTATATAAAACAATTGGGCTTATTGGTAAGCCCAATCATCAAGGTGCAAGCTCTACAATAGCTGTATTACACGACTATTTACTTGAAAATAAATACGAAGTTTTAGTAGAAACATCGGTTGCCAATTCTGTCGAAATTGCTGATATGCATGAATGTTCTCTCACCGAAATTGGCAATAAGGCAGATCTTGCTATTGTTGTGGGTGGTGATGGCTACATGTTAGGCGCCGCTAGAGTTTTAGCATGCTTTGACATAGGCGTAATTGGCGTAAACCGAGGGAATTTAGGTTTTTTAACTGATTTATCGCCTGATGACATAATCCCTCCATTAGAAGAGATTCTAAATGGTAAATCCCGCTATGAACAACGTTTTATAATTGAAGCTGAAGTTTACCGACATGGTAAACTTAAAAGTTCAAACAGTGCAGTAAATGAAGCTGTTTTACATGCTGGCAAAGTTGCTAGCATGATTGAATTTGAAGTTCATATTGATAATTCATTTATGTTTAGTCAACGCTCTGATGGTTTAATTATTTCTACACCTACAGGTTCAACAGCTTACTCTATGTCTGCTGGTGGCCCTATATTAACACCAAATTTAAATGCTTTATCTTTAGTGCCTATGTTTCCTCATACCCTTACTAGTCGACCGATTGTGGTCGATGGTGATAGTGAAATAAAGCTTATACTTGCAAATGAAAATCAAGAAAGTTTACAAGTCAGTTGCGATGGCCACGTGATTTTAGCTGTTATGCCCGGTGACGAGGTTATTATTAAAAAAAGCCCTCAAACCATACGTTTAGTACACCCTCTCAACCACGATTACTTCAACGTATTACGAAATAAACTAGGCTGGGGTAATAAGCTTTATTAA
- the recN gene encoding DNA repair protein RecN, which translates to MLLQLNIQNFAIVKSLDIDWQSGMTTITGETGAGKSIAIDALGLCLGDRATSNVVRPNCKKAELAATFDIQKNKSAQQWLTIHDLLLESSNECILRRVISAEGRSKAYINGSQVPLVQLKEVGQLLINIHGQHDHQLIVKSSQQCKLLDEYADHQPALDEVKHYYQQWHKLNKELNVLQQSKQQREAQQQLLQYQVNELNEFSLQDGEFETLESDYKRHANAQDLLDTTLQSLQTLADDESFNVLDSLRHCSDSIAALARLDNRLKNIATILNDSFLQVEEASADLKHYYQELELDPQAYAIIEDRYSTALQLAKKHSLSPEHLVSFHQSLTQELTDISNDETRINAVIEELVKTEQNYQDCALVLTSSRKKAAKKLSKDISKSMQELNMPHGKFHIAIESHSNNVTNISANGIDKIDFQVSINPGQALEAMSKVASGGELSRISLAMQVILADKVITPTLIFDEVDVGISGPTAAMVGSKLQQLANNTQVICVTHLPQVACKGHQQYFVSKLTDGEHTETKITELSEQSRIQEIARLLAGNKITEHSLANAQELLAS; encoded by the coding sequence ATGCTTTTACAACTAAACATTCAAAACTTCGCCATTGTTAAATCACTCGATATCGATTGGCAATCTGGCATGACAACTATTACAGGTGAAACAGGCGCAGGTAAATCTATCGCAATAGATGCCTTAGGTTTATGTTTAGGTGACAGAGCCACCAGTAATGTTGTTCGTCCTAATTGCAAAAAAGCGGAACTTGCTGCAACCTTTGACATACAAAAGAATAAAAGTGCACAGCAATGGCTGACTATTCATGATCTGTTATTGGAATCAAGTAACGAGTGTATTCTTCGCCGTGTAATTTCTGCTGAAGGCCGTTCTAAAGCTTATATTAATGGTAGCCAAGTCCCGTTAGTGCAGCTTAAAGAAGTGGGTCAATTACTGATAAATATTCATGGACAACATGATCACCAATTAATAGTGAAATCAAGCCAACAATGTAAGTTACTCGACGAATATGCCGATCATCAACCAGCACTAGACGAAGTAAAACATTATTATCAACAATGGCATAAATTAAATAAAGAATTAAATGTATTACAGCAAAGTAAGCAACAACGTGAAGCTCAACAGCAACTTCTTCAATATCAAGTAAATGAACTAAATGAGTTTTCCTTACAAGATGGTGAATTTGAAACATTAGAAAGCGATTATAAACGCCATGCTAATGCCCAAGACTTACTTGATACAACCCTACAATCACTACAAACACTTGCCGACGACGAAAGTTTTAACGTACTTGACTCCTTACGTCATTGTAGTGATAGCATAGCCGCACTAGCCCGCTTAGATAATAGGCTGAAAAATATTGCAACTATTCTTAACGACTCTTTTCTTCAAGTCGAAGAGGCTTCTGCAGATCTTAAACATTATTATCAAGAGCTTGAATTAGATCCACAAGCATACGCGATAATTGAAGATCGATACTCTACAGCTTTACAACTAGCCAAAAAACATAGTTTATCCCCTGAACATCTAGTTAGTTTTCATCAGTCACTCACCCAAGAATTAACTGATATCTCTAATGATGAAACAAGAATTAATGCTGTGATTGAAGAGCTAGTCAAAACAGAGCAAAACTACCAAGACTGTGCCTTAGTGTTAACCTCGTCAAGAAAAAAAGCGGCTAAAAAATTAAGTAAAGATATTAGCAAAAGCATGCAAGAGCTGAACATGCCACATGGTAAATTTCATATTGCTATTGAGTCACATAGTAACAATGTCACCAATATATCCGCCAATGGTATAGACAAAATTGATTTTCAAGTCAGTATAAACCCTGGCCAGGCATTAGAAGCAATGAGTAAAGTAGCTTCTGGTGGCGAGTTATCTCGTATCAGTTTAGCCATGCAAGTTATATTAGCCGATAAAGTGATTACCCCTACCCTAATTTTTGATGAGGTAGATGTTGGTATAAGTGGCCCTACAGCAGCAATGGTAGGTAGCAAATTACAGCAACTCGCGAATAATACCCAAGTAATATGTGTAACCCACCTTCCACAAGTGGCATGTAAAGGACATCAACAGTACTTTGTTAGTAAACTAACCGATGGCGAGCACACTGAAACAAAAATAACGGAACTAAGTGAGCAAAGTCGCATCCAAGAAATAGCGCGATTACTTGCAGGTAATAAAATAACTGAGCACAGTTTAGCTAACGCACAAGAGTTATTAGCAAGTTAA
- a CDS encoding outer membrane protein assembly factor BamE, whose protein sequence is MLFRTSIIAIALSLSACSSWVYRIDIPQGNYLEQKSIDKIQVGMTKEQVKFVLGSPVLVDSFDKDTWNYVYRFKSGRSEKLDTQKNFTMKFENDKLVSADGDFELSENFHIPFNAPVIQDDEQANVGNKGSY, encoded by the coding sequence ATGTTGTTTCGCACCTCAATTATTGCCATAGCCCTATCACTTTCTGCTTGTTCAAGTTGGGTATATCGTATTGATATCCCTCAAGGTAACTACCTTGAGCAAAAAAGCATAGACAAAATACAAGTCGGTATGACTAAGGAACAGGTTAAATTTGTTTTAGGAAGTCCTGTTTTAGTTGATTCTTTTGATAAAGATACTTGGAACTATGTTTACCGCTTTAAATCAGGCCGTAGTGAAAAATTAGATACGCAAAAGAATTTCACTATGAAATTCGAAAACGACAAACTCGTTTCAGCCGATGGCGATTTTGAATTATCTGAAAACTTCCACATTCCATTTAATGCTCCGGTCATACAAGATGATGAACAAGCGAATGTAGGAAACAAAGGTAGTTATTGA
- the fabA gene encoding bifunctional 3-hydroxydecanoyl-ACP dehydratase/trans-2-decenoyl-ACP isomerase, with the protein MAQQSSYNKADLVKAGTGEMFGEGNSQLPSDNMLMMDRVINITEEGGEFGKGFIEAELDISPDLWFFDCHFKGDPVMPGCLGLDAMWQLVGFFLAWTGGPGKGRALGVGEVKFTGQILPTAKKVTFRIDFKRVIKRKLYMGLADGTVSVDGREIYFAKDLKVGLFTDTSKF; encoded by the coding sequence ATGGCACAACAAAGTTCGTACAACAAAGCAGATTTAGTTAAAGCAGGTACTGGTGAAATGTTCGGTGAAGGTAATTCACAACTTCCTTCAGACAATATGCTTATGATGGATCGTGTTATCAATATTACTGAAGAAGGTGGTGAGTTTGGTAAAGGTTTTATTGAAGCCGAATTAGATATTTCACCTGACTTATGGTTTTTTGATTGCCATTTTAAAGGTGATCCCGTTATGCCAGGATGTTTAGGTTTAGATGCAATGTGGCAATTAGTTGGCTTTTTCTTAGCGTGGACTGGTGGTCCAGGTAAAGGGAGAGCGTTAGGTGTAGGTGAAGTTAAATTTACCGGACAAATCTTACCAACGGCAAAAAAAGTAACATTTAGAATTGATTTTAAGCGTGTTATCAAACGTAAATTATATATGGGCTTAGCTGACGGTACTGTTAGTGTTGATGGTCGTGAAATATATTTCGCTAAAGATTTAAAAGTAGGCTTATTTACTGATACAAGTAAGTTCTAA